A stretch of the Aneurinibacillus migulanus genome encodes the following:
- a CDS encoding acyl-CoA dehydrogenase family protein, which translates to MNLFREDPNLAFILKQYLDGEMYAWAEQELNEFGERCGTDIDRRAAHTDREGQPRLIKYDKFGDDISEVWVNEGYRQTIAETYNRGIVGYVHKEIPELGRKGGYMYSYAQGYLLSQAEPGFYCPVTLTMATAYLLDQYADEGVKQKFLPHVVSTGETELFEGATFLTERQGGSDVGANEVKALLNGERYKLYGEKYFASNAGMCGVAMVLARREGAPEGTKRLSLFAVPWRKEDGSVNGLQLRRLKDKLGVRAVPSGEVVFEGADAYLVGDPTKGFYYMMEALNLSRVCNAIASIGIMQRAFLEAKKYAYKRNAFGKRLADFPMVKETLADMAVKQEVEASAIFSIIPLFERVMLKKEQMSTDDVAMNRLLIALLKMETAEQAIRFAHEAIEMHGGNGYIEDFVTPRLLRDAQVLTVWEGTANILGLEVLRLIHKYNVHHAFTKRMREEMKALPEQWRNQKAVIEQGIRQLEGAVAILARESNDIQTFHCKRVARLMTKIYESVIALKDAVIGGERKQIIADIYLRNAWEGKEVDLEMLQVRYFDVLMNEGVQVGT; encoded by the coding sequence ATGAATTTATTTCGAGAGGATCCAAATCTGGCGTTTATTTTAAAGCAATACCTTGATGGTGAAATGTATGCATGGGCAGAACAGGAATTGAACGAATTCGGCGAAAGATGCGGGACGGATATTGATCGTCGAGCTGCGCATACCGATCGGGAGGGTCAGCCCAGACTGATTAAATACGATAAATTCGGTGATGATATCTCGGAAGTGTGGGTGAATGAAGGATACAGGCAGACTATCGCCGAGACGTATAACCGCGGGATCGTTGGGTATGTGCACAAAGAAATTCCGGAACTTGGGCGTAAAGGAGGCTATATGTATTCCTATGCGCAAGGTTATTTGCTATCGCAGGCGGAGCCGGGCTTTTATTGTCCCGTTACATTAACGATGGCCACGGCATACTTACTGGATCAGTATGCGGACGAGGGGGTAAAACAAAAATTTCTGCCGCATGTCGTCTCTACCGGAGAAACTGAACTATTTGAGGGGGCGACATTCCTGACGGAGCGCCAGGGTGGCTCGGACGTGGGAGCCAACGAGGTGAAAGCGCTACTGAACGGTGAGCGATATAAGTTGTATGGCGAGAAGTACTTTGCAAGCAATGCCGGAATGTGTGGTGTCGCGATGGTGCTGGCACGGAGGGAAGGAGCGCCGGAAGGTACGAAGAGACTAAGTCTGTTTGCCGTACCGTGGCGTAAGGAAGATGGCTCTGTTAATGGACTCCAGCTTCGCCGCTTGAAAGATAAGCTCGGCGTACGCGCCGTACCTTCTGGGGAGGTAGTATTTGAAGGAGCAGACGCCTATCTGGTGGGTGATCCGACTAAGGGATTCTATTATATGATGGAAGCGTTAAACTTATCTCGTGTGTGTAATGCAATAGCATCTATCGGAATTATGCAGCGGGCTTTTCTCGAAGCGAAAAAGTATGCTTATAAACGTAATGCATTTGGGAAGCGGTTGGCAGATTTTCCGATGGTGAAAGAGACGCTTGCTGATATGGCAGTTAAGCAGGAGGTAGAAGCGAGTGCCATTTTCTCCATTATTCCTCTATTCGAGCGAGTGATGCTGAAGAAAGAACAGATGTCCACAGATGATGTGGCAATGAACCGCCTATTAATCGCACTGCTTAAAATGGAAACAGCCGAACAGGCCATCCGTTTTGCACACGAAGCGATTGAGATGCATGGAGGGAACGGATATATCGAAGATTTCGTGACACCGCGCCTTCTACGCGACGCGCAAGTATTGACTGTGTGGGAGGGAACCGCTAATATTCTAGGACTTGAAGTGCTGCGACTGATTCATAAGTATAATGTGCATCATGCGTTTACAAAGCGGATGCGCGAAGAGATGAAAGCACTGCCTGAACAGTGGCGAAATCAAAAAGCGGTAATTGAACAGGGAATAAGGCAATTGGAAGGAGCGGTTGCCATCCTGGCTAGAGAGTCGAATGATATACAGACGTTTCATTGTAAGAGAGTAGCTCGTCTGATGACAAAAATCTACGAAAGTGTTATTGCGCTCAAAGATGCCGTCATCGGTGGTGAGAGAAAGCAGATTATCGCGGACATTTATTTACGTAACGCTTGGGAAGGCAAAGAAGTCGATCTAGAGATGCTTCAGGTCCGGTATTTTGATGTACTTATGAATGAGGGCGTGCAAGTAGGCACATAA
- a CDS encoding haloacid dehalogenase-like hydrolase, with the protein MVHKRKQVKKIIAGAVIGTLLLSVPVSGVLAANMQSPILTNSQAHANTTAVQMLDPGKWALRNYAAVQDLIERYGIKSSTYNSDKKPYVIFDWDNTSIMNDTEEALFIYMMDHLTFKLTPEEFTKVIKTNVPEGAFSEEYKNTKGERITLAAISKDLSRDYEYLYSHYEGLKGTQSLETVQASDQFKDFKAKLYFLYEAINGTYDTSVGYPWVLYFFANMTTEEVQRLAEASNDYNLGGALSKIKMASPESMAGEAGPVSVSYTSGLRLTPEIANLMHTFRENGIDVYVVSASMKEVVEVFATNPKYGYNLPKENVIGIRLKKSGDTYLPALRTDWPLTVNHGKTEVIQKEIADKRGYGPLFVAGDSNGDYEMMTEFPDTELVLIINRAKGGKVGKVSAIAASEMEKKNPKFILQGHDENTGQWIPTEYTITLGSTEKVLLAAPK; encoded by the coding sequence ATGGTTCATAAAAGAAAGCAAGTGAAAAAAATAATTGCGGGTGCTGTAATAGGCACGCTCCTTCTTTCCGTACCGGTAAGCGGTGTTCTAGCAGCTAATATGCAATCACCGATCCTAACGAACTCCCAGGCACATGCCAATACGACAGCGGTTCAAATGTTGGACCCGGGAAAATGGGCGCTAAGAAACTATGCTGCTGTACAAGATTTAATAGAAAGGTATGGAATAAAAAGCTCTACATATAATTCTGACAAGAAACCTTATGTTATATTTGATTGGGATAATACGAGTATTATGAATGATACAGAAGAAGCTTTGTTTATTTATATGATGGATCATCTGACTTTTAAGCTAACACCGGAGGAATTTACCAAAGTTATTAAAACCAACGTTCCAGAAGGAGCTTTTTCAGAGGAATATAAGAACACAAAGGGCGAGCGAATTACGCTTGCTGCTATTAGTAAAGACTTGAGTCGTGATTATGAGTACCTCTATAGCCATTATGAAGGGCTTAAAGGAACACAATCATTAGAGACGGTGCAGGCTAGCGATCAATTTAAGGATTTTAAAGCGAAATTGTACTTCTTATATGAAGCGATTAATGGTACATACGATACAAGCGTAGGATACCCGTGGGTCCTCTATTTTTTTGCAAATATGACGACAGAAGAAGTTCAGCGGCTTGCAGAAGCTTCGAACGACTATAACTTGGGTGGGGCTCTTTCAAAGATAAAAATGGCAAGCCCGGAATCCATGGCAGGTGAAGCTGGACCAGTAAGCGTCTCCTATACAAGTGGCTTGCGACTTACGCCTGAAATTGCAAACTTGATGCATACATTTAGGGAGAATGGAATCGATGTATATGTCGTATCCGCTTCAATGAAAGAGGTTGTGGAAGTTTTTGCGACGAATCCTAAGTACGGCTATAATCTGCCGAAAGAAAACGTCATTGGAATAAGGCTCAAAAAAAGCGGGGATACGTATCTGCCTGCATTACGGACAGATTGGCCTCTTACCGTAAATCATGGAAAGACGGAAGTCATCCAAAAAGAAATCGCTGACAAACGAGGATACGGTCCTTTGTTTGTGGCTGGTGACAGCAACGGAGATTATGAAATGATGACCGAATTTCCAGATACTGAGCTTGTATTAATTATTAACCGAGCAAAGGGTGGAAAAGTTGGTAAAGTCTCTGCCATAGCCGCTTCTGAAATGGAGAAGAAGAATCCGAAGTTTATCCTACAAGGCCACGACGAAAATACCGGGCAATGGATACCGACCGAGTATACGATTACATTGGGATCAACAGAAAAAGTGCTGTTGGCTGCACCAAAATAA
- a CDS encoding NCS2 family permease: MKKFFGFEERGTTYRKETVAGITTFLSMAYILVVNPIILSEAGMDRGAVFTATAVTAILGTLLMGILANYPIGIASSMGLNSFFTYSVVIGMGIPWQTALTGVLVSGVLFVILSVLKIREKIINVIPQDLKYAIAGGIGFFVTFIGLKSAGIIQKNEATFISLGNLKSAPTLLAIFGFIVTVVLLIRNVQGGIFYGMIISAIVGMLFGLIEVPDSIVGTIPSLAPTFGVAFEHVPDVLSPELLTVIFTFLFVGFFDTAGTLIAVASQAGIIKDNQIPNAGRALLADSSASVIGSVLGTSTTASFIESSAGIAVGGRTGFASLVIAGCFTLALFFSPVLSVITGEVTAPALIIVGAMMASEIRHINWNRLDIVIPSFVTIIMMPLTFSVATGIALGFILYPITMLALKRPGQVHPIMYVLSVIFIAYFAYVS, encoded by the coding sequence ATGAAGAAGTTTTTTGGATTTGAGGAACGGGGAACAACCTACAGAAAAGAAACGGTCGCCGGGATTACGACATTTCTTTCAATGGCATACATTCTGGTGGTGAACCCGATTATACTCAGCGAGGCAGGCATGGACAGGGGGGCAGTATTTACTGCTACTGCAGTAACGGCCATTCTCGGAACCCTATTGATGGGGATACTGGCTAATTATCCGATTGGAATTGCGTCAAGTATGGGTCTGAATTCATTTTTTACGTATTCGGTAGTTATTGGCATGGGTATTCCCTGGCAAACCGCATTGACCGGCGTTCTGGTATCCGGGGTGCTGTTTGTTATTTTAAGCGTGCTGAAAATTCGGGAAAAAATCATTAATGTGATTCCTCAGGATTTGAAATATGCGATCGCCGGAGGGATCGGTTTTTTCGTTACATTTATCGGATTGAAAAGCGCTGGTATCATACAGAAGAACGAAGCGACATTCATTTCGCTTGGAAATTTAAAGTCGGCACCGACGCTGCTGGCGATTTTTGGTTTTATTGTTACGGTTGTTTTACTTATTAGAAATGTACAGGGCGGAATTTTCTACGGCATGATTATCTCAGCTATCGTCGGTATGCTGTTTGGCCTCATTGAGGTTCCAGATAGCATCGTCGGTACGATTCCAAGTCTTGCGCCGACATTTGGTGTCGCGTTTGAACATGTGCCTGATGTATTGTCGCCGGAGTTACTGACGGTAATTTTTACATTTTTGTTCGTCGGATTTTTCGATACTGCCGGTACGTTAATTGCTGTCGCTAGTCAGGCGGGTATCATTAAGGATAATCAGATTCCAAATGCAGGCCGGGCGCTTCTCGCGGATTCCTCCGCCTCTGTCATCGGATCAGTGCTTGGTACATCGACGACAGCATCCTTTATTGAATCGTCGGCAGGAATTGCGGTGGGTGGTCGAACAGGCTTTGCGTCGCTTGTTATTGCAGGCTGCTTCACATTAGCGTTGTTTTTCTCGCCGGTATTATCCGTTATTACCGGGGAGGTGACGGCACCTGCACTGATTATCGTCGGGGCCATGATGGCGTCCGAAATCCGTCACATTAATTGGAACAGGCTCGATATTGTCATCCCTTCGTTCGTGACGATTATTATGATGCCTCTTACGTTTAGTGTGGCGACTGGAATTGCGCTTGGCTTCATCCTGTATCCGATTACGATGCTGGCATTGAAGCGTCCGGGTCAGGTACATCCGATTATGTATGTCTTGTCTGTGATTTTTATTGCCTATTTTGCTTATGTATCGTGA
- a CDS encoding pirin family protein, with translation MKIDVYSPNQQAVGAFDGGKITEQKPIGFPGENSVVKRVGPLFYWAWFHTKTEGFIPEHPHQAFEIITYVVQGKAEHGDSLGTRSVVEAGGAQVMQTGSGAYHEERFIGPDMEGFQIWFEPYLKEALKRNPTYNQYEHEAFPLVVQNGYQVKTVIGEGAPIHLVADVKMWDIRVKPGMVYNHTIPAGYSVAALAIRGDGAWQEKETTASFQQKDFITLSTEVETEAALQAGTERELQIILIQVPMETDYPLYPKR, from the coding sequence ATGAAAATAGATGTGTATTCACCCAATCAACAAGCGGTAGGAGCATTTGATGGCGGAAAAATAACCGAGCAAAAACCGATTGGATTTCCTGGAGAGAATTCTGTTGTAAAGCGTGTAGGACCTTTATTTTATTGGGCATGGTTCCATACAAAAACCGAAGGATTTATTCCAGAGCATCCCCATCAAGCGTTTGAGATTATCACGTATGTTGTTCAAGGAAAAGCGGAGCATGGAGATTCATTAGGAACGAGGAGCGTAGTAGAGGCAGGAGGAGCTCAGGTCATGCAGACCGGTTCCGGAGCTTATCATGAGGAGCGGTTTATCGGGCCAGATATGGAAGGGTTTCAGATTTGGTTTGAACCGTATCTGAAAGAAGCGTTGAAAAGAAACCCAACGTATAACCAATATGAGCATGAAGCGTTTCCTCTTGTTGTTCAGAATGGGTATCAAGTGAAGACAGTTATTGGCGAAGGAGCGCCCATTCACCTAGTTGCAGACGTCAAAATGTGGGACATCCGGGTAAAACCAGGTATGGTATATAATCATACAATTCCTGCCGGTTACTCTGTAGCAGCGTTAGCAATTAGAGGAGACGGGGCATGGCAAGAAAAAGAGACCACTGCTTCGTTTCAACAAAAAGACTTTATCACTCTGAGTACTGAGGTGGAAACGGAAGCGGCATTACAAGCAGGTACAGAGCGTGAGTTACAGATAATCCTTATTCAAGTGCCTATGGAAACGGACTATCCTCTTTATCCAAAAAGATAA
- a CDS encoding PhzF family phenazine biosynthesis protein → MNEGVKYTVEIDVYTLHAFAKEKHGGNPAGVVLHADVMTEKEMQKVAHMIGFSKTAFVQKSSQADYKLRFFTPNSEVDVCGHATIATFHLMLSQNVIRCGTYTLETGAGILEVNIQEDGNVFLAQALPQFYEEVDKQEIANSLGTGMGDFVEDLPVQVVSTGLRDILVPLKSIDALHQVHPDFDRIAHVSREYDALGYHVFTLETKSKAIAQCRNFAPLVDIPEESATGTSTGALSCYLHKYGKFTDKQWHDLTFEQGYTMQRPSEIKARLCIDASKQIRKVEVGGMAVNTGLRKVKLSRFNGQ, encoded by the coding sequence ATGAACGAAGGAGTGAAATACACAGTGGAGATTGATGTATATACATTACATGCTTTTGCGAAAGAGAAACATGGAGGGAATCCTGCAGGGGTTGTTTTGCATGCGGATGTTATGACAGAAAAGGAAATGCAGAAGGTAGCACACATGATAGGCTTTTCCAAAACTGCTTTTGTCCAGAAATCGAGTCAAGCAGATTATAAATTGAGATTTTTTACTCCGAACAGTGAGGTTGATGTGTGCGGACACGCCACCATTGCGACCTTTCACCTCATGTTGTCTCAAAACGTAATTCGTTGTGGAACATATACGTTAGAAACAGGGGCGGGAATATTAGAAGTAAATATACAGGAAGATGGTAATGTTTTTCTTGCGCAGGCTCTCCCGCAATTTTATGAAGAAGTTGATAAACAGGAGATTGCGAACTCCTTAGGCACTGGTATGGGCGATTTTGTTGAAGATTTGCCTGTACAGGTTGTTTCTACAGGATTGCGGGATATATTGGTGCCTCTTAAAAGTATAGATGCTTTGCATCAGGTTCATCCCGATTTCGATCGAATCGCTCATGTCAGTAGAGAATATGACGCGCTTGGTTACCATGTATTTACGTTAGAGACGAAGAGCAAGGCGATTGCCCAGTGCAGGAATTTTGCTCCGCTGGTGGATATTCCAGAGGAGAGTGCTACAGGAACATCTACTGGCGCACTCAGTTGTTATTTACATAAGTACGGAAAGTTTACGGATAAGCAATGGCACGATTTGACTTTTGAGCAGGGCTATACAATGCAGCGCCCCTCTGAAATTAAAGCCAGATTATGTATTGATGCAAGCAAACAGATTCGTAAAGTAGAAGTAGGCGGGATGGCCGTAAATACGGGATTGAGAAAAGTAAAATTATCCCGGTTCAATGGACAGTAA
- a CDS encoding NAD(P)-dependent oxidoreductase, whose protein sequence is MKIGIIGASGKAGNLIMKEAVERGHNVTAIVRNASKITDSNIAVLEKDIFDITSDDLKAFDVVVNAFGAPAGQEHLHVDAGNVLIDALKNAPKTRLIVIGGAGSLFVDEAKTTQVFNTPDFPKEYLPTAKNQGKNLEILQQTDSITWTFLSPSAFFDPQGKRTGSYQTGKDQLLVNSKGQSYVSYADYAIAVLDEIENPQHLNERFTVVSEAE, encoded by the coding sequence ATGAAAATCGGAATTATCGGAGCAAGTGGTAAAGCAGGAAACCTAATTATGAAAGAAGCGGTTGAAAGAGGCCACAATGTAACAGCTATTGTAAGAAACGCTTCTAAAATTACAGATAGCAATATAGCCGTACTAGAAAAAGACATTTTTGATATTACTTCAGATGATCTTAAAGCATTCGATGTGGTTGTTAATGCTTTTGGGGCACCCGCAGGACAAGAGCACCTTCATGTAGATGCCGGGAACGTACTCATCGACGCTCTTAAAAACGCTCCAAAAACAAGACTAATTGTCATAGGTGGCGCAGGAAGTTTATTTGTGGACGAGGCGAAAACCACACAAGTATTCAATACACCCGATTTCCCTAAAGAATATCTTCCAACAGCGAAGAACCAAGGAAAAAATCTGGAGATTTTGCAGCAAACTGATTCTATTACATGGACATTTCTCAGCCCTTCTGCATTCTTTGACCCACAAGGAAAAAGAACAGGCTCTTATCAAACAGGTAAAGACCAGTTGCTTGTGAACTCTAAAGGACAAAGCTATGTAAGCTATGCGGACTATGCGATTGCTGTCCTGGATGAAATCGAAAATCCACAACACCTGAACGAACGATTCACTGTTGTGTCAGAAGCGGAATAA
- a CDS encoding Rrf2 family transcriptional regulator, translating to MVNSRLAVAIHILSLIASNPGKQITSDYIAGSVNTNPVVIRRIMSMLKKAGILKTRAGVAGTALARKPSDISLLEVYKAVQIQDELFAIHEQPNPMCPIGKNIQSTLEDVFFDAQRALENELANKSVEDILQHLFT from the coding sequence TTGGTTAATAGCCGTCTCGCTGTCGCCATTCATATACTTTCTCTAATCGCTTCTAATCCGGGCAAACAAATCACTTCCGACTATATTGCAGGCAGTGTAAATACCAATCCGGTCGTTATTCGACGCATAATGAGCATGCTGAAAAAAGCAGGCATACTGAAAACACGCGCCGGAGTTGCAGGAACTGCTTTAGCCAGAAAACCTTCCGATATCTCTTTATTAGAGGTGTATAAAGCCGTTCAGATACAGGATGAATTATTTGCGATTCATGAACAACCCAACCCTATGTGTCCTATCGGAAAAAATATTCAATCAACACTAGAGGATGTATTTTTTGATGCCCAAAGAGCGCTAGAAAACGAATTGGCAAACAAATCGGTTGAAGACATTTTACAACATCTCTTTACATAA